The Chryseobacterium indicum genome includes a window with the following:
- a CDS encoding transposase: MSRGKRGFSTRFDLGKIFQLIIKRLKTGCQWRELSLKEYFTNQGISWQLIYYYFNKWSKDGSFRRIWVSLLKKNKRNLDLSCVQMDGSHTRSKTGDESVGYQGRKSSKTSNCIFLCDNQGQMLSMGEPVSGEHHDLYQIEETLEEIFVLLDEADIECKGLFLNADSGFDGKKCRDILEKKEMIANIKENPRNGNTQHEKYFDSELYKRRFKIEKANAWLDSFKALLVRFETLNITWVSLHYLAFSILFLRKIKV; the protein is encoded by the coding sequence TTGAGCAGAGGAAAACGGGGATTTTCAACAAGATTTGATTTAGGGAAAATCTTTCAACTCATTATTAAGCGTTTAAAAACAGGCTGCCAATGGCGCGAGCTGAGTCTTAAAGAGTACTTTACCAATCAGGGAATCAGTTGGCAACTGATTTATTATTATTTTAATAAATGGAGTAAGGATGGTTCTTTCAGGCGAATTTGGGTTTCCCTTCTTAAAAAGAATAAAAGAAATTTAGATCTTTCCTGTGTTCAGATGGACGGGAGCCATACGCGCAGTAAAACCGGTGACGAATCGGTAGGTTATCAGGGACGAAAATCATCAAAAACCAGTAATTGTATCTTCCTTTGTGATAATCAGGGACAAATGCTTTCAATGGGAGAGCCGGTGAGCGGAGAACATCATGACCTTTATCAGATTGAAGAAACTTTAGAAGAGATTTTTGTTCTTTTGGATGAAGCTGATATAGAGTGTAAAGGATTATTCCTGAATGCAGATTCAGGTTTTGACGGTAAAAAATGCAGAGATATTCTTGAGAAAAAAGAAATGATTGCCAATATTAAAGAGAATCCACGGAATGGAAATACACAGCATGAAAAATATTTTGATTCCGAACTGTATAAAAGAAGATTCAAAATAGAAAAAGCAAATGCATGGCTGGATAGCTTCAAAGCGCTATTAGTAAGGTTTGAAACTTTAAATATTACATGGGTGAGTTTGCATTATCTGGCTTTTTCTATTTTGTTTCTCAGAAAAATAAAAGTTTAA
- a CDS encoding HD domain-containing protein, with the protein MQKSAHNDYLDIFLNFKKQVSLEVDFIVQNFPEYTPHNEEYHLRRLLVLADELLGSELISRLNATEILVLCLSIFGHDWGMAVSAAEKKEISSLFKNKDENFGLLRNESRCFSEHLEKFNEKHDNVSEFVWQEYIRLTHAERSAERVRKYFWNIDSGIGEAAARVCVGHWLDFKDIKNPSIYPVSYMVRGESINLRAITLYLRLIDLFDISNERTPYTIYKHVAPQSMRSKMEWAKHKAINSLATKKFQNGREIQVDGQTDDYEVFAALEDLKSFCEDQLFGCNDLLQELNDSRYNLNIFDLKWNILPIDFDPISIKFQFERTRMFEVLSDEIYKGDKYVFVRELLQNSIDAIKLRKEWIEKKTQLTLNSFGEITIDVRDTGNNIIEITFTDDGIGMDRYIVENYLSVAGRSYYSSEEFKKLGLEMDPISKFGVGILSCFMVADKIHITTYRDLVIKPDAKVLHIDIPYIDQQFRISASDPDKDKDKIGTKIVISLSKDKVKSKLDDNPDIDITGYLKKLVGFVEFPIVITENDNKTVIINPFEDAVFYEKKYQGYEIYKLDTSLDFNNVFLPQSLKLAKDTFTTKQFTIESDLGMEGIVGSVTFVVPKDPFLKIREAAGGSWPTTDFSLISPGKRTQDRKIKISREWANFAHANMPNTYKYGASSFSKDAYKIYLDGIIVPKANPPAAIEGPLEGRESMYFDSYFVNERFMVPFVVAKYTKRYFSSIDLSRTEIREKDFSWDQSISVNLFSHIVKIHREFLLDEDIKIRIKYFTYLMFFYRVPVSVIVAEIGLDNCPVLTIDYGGDLKFETWGNFRDKEIYIQPEYTYWFKQILLKGFDESYKENHYLGDWKSDKFLINDIIYPELYNEYNSSSQAILASQLIKSYIDDTHDFHSYRFLSSPWEGGPALIQPVWVPKSAERSLVDYELVRTAAKDINLINPEEADILVYSLFDALSENNFDVFPDIGVFQEPYDSNFAYGVSILNFNHPFTKGLLRILACIQVYEETKKEVSVPWAKLIDKCIELPFFDPNTYFDNGFSLNEINLIIDEMNDMIISANLIMNYKTLDHIDFDSFVENTVMYYGDDIYYQFFNNMEVEELNQNENYGKNIIN; encoded by the coding sequence ATGCAGAAATCTGCACACAACGATTATCTGGATATTTTTCTGAATTTTAAAAAGCAGGTGAGCTTAGAAGTAGATTTTATTGTGCAGAATTTTCCTGAATATACACCGCACAATGAGGAGTATCATCTTAGACGGTTATTAGTTTTGGCTGATGAATTACTTGGCTCAGAGTTAATTTCCCGTCTTAATGCAACTGAAATTCTGGTTCTATGTTTATCTATTTTTGGTCATGATTGGGGAATGGCAGTTTCTGCTGCTGAAAAAAAAGAGATTTCAAGCCTTTTTAAAAACAAAGATGAAAACTTCGGGTTACTTAGAAATGAAAGTAGATGTTTTTCAGAACATTTGGAAAAATTCAATGAAAAACATGATAATGTTTCCGAATTTGTCTGGCAGGAATATATTAGGTTAACACACGCAGAAAGAAGTGCAGAAAGAGTAAGGAAATATTTTTGGAATATAGATAGTGGAATAGGAGAAGCTGCAGCACGAGTTTGTGTGGGACATTGGCTTGATTTTAAAGATATAAAGAACCCATCCATATATCCAGTCAGTTATATGGTACGTGGAGAAAGTATTAATCTAAGGGCTATAACTTTATATTTGCGATTGATCGATCTTTTTGATATTTCAAATGAGAGGACCCCATACACAATTTATAAACATGTTGCCCCTCAGTCCATGAGATCGAAAATGGAATGGGCTAAACACAAGGCAATTAATTCATTAGCAACGAAAAAATTTCAGAATGGAAGAGAGATTCAAGTTGATGGTCAAACCGATGATTATGAGGTTTTTGCTGCATTAGAAGATCTTAAATCCTTTTGTGAAGATCAATTGTTTGGATGCAATGATTTACTTCAGGAACTTAATGATAGTAGATATAATTTAAACATATTCGATCTAAAGTGGAATATTCTACCGATTGACTTTGATCCAATTTCTATAAAATTTCAATTCGAAAGAACCAGGATGTTTGAGGTCTTAAGTGATGAAATTTATAAAGGAGATAAATATGTTTTTGTAAGAGAACTTCTCCAAAATAGTATTGATGCAATAAAACTTAGGAAAGAATGGATAGAGAAAAAGACACAATTAACACTAAACTCATTTGGAGAAATAACGATTGATGTAAGAGATACCGGAAACAATATTATTGAGATTACTTTTACTGATGACGGTATAGGAATGGATCGGTATATTGTTGAAAATTATTTGAGTGTTGCGGGAAGAAGTTATTACAGTAGTGAAGAATTTAAAAAACTTGGTCTCGAGATGGATCCTATTTCTAAATTCGGTGTTGGAATTTTAAGCTGCTTTATGGTTGCTGACAAGATACACATCACTACATACAGAGATTTGGTCATTAAACCAGATGCAAAAGTTCTCCATATTGACATTCCTTATATTGATCAGCAGTTCCGTATTTCTGCGAGTGACCCTGATAAGGATAAAGATAAGATTGGAACCAAGATCGTAATTTCTCTTTCTAAAGATAAAGTGAAAAGTAAGCTTGATGATAATCCTGACATTGACATAACTGGTTATTTGAAAAAATTGGTAGGATTTGTTGAGTTTCCTATCGTAATAACTGAGAATGATAATAAAACCGTTATCATAAATCCTTTTGAGGATGCTGTTTTCTACGAAAAAAAATATCAGGGTTATGAAATTTATAAATTGGATACATCACTTGATTTTAATAATGTTTTTCTACCCCAAAGTTTAAAATTAGCAAAAGATACTTTTACAACTAAACAATTTACAATTGAAAGTGATTTGGGAATGGAAGGAATTGTAGGATCAGTAACCTTTGTTGTTCCTAAAGATCCATTTCTTAAAATTAGAGAAGCAGCTGGGGGTAGCTGGCCCACTACTGACTTTTCTCTAATTTCTCCAGGAAAGAGAACCCAAGACAGAAAGATAAAAATTAGTAGAGAATGGGCTAATTTCGCTCATGCCAACATGCCAAATACCTATAAATACGGGGCGAGCTCTTTTTCGAAAGATGCGTACAAAATTTATTTGGACGGTATTATCGTTCCCAAAGCAAATCCGCCTGCAGCTATTGAAGGTCCTTTAGAGGGGAGGGAATCTATGTATTTCGATTCTTACTTTGTAAATGAAAGGTTTATGGTTCCCTTCGTAGTGGCTAAATATACCAAACGTTACTTTAGTAGTATTGATCTATCCAGAACTGAAATAAGAGAAAAAGACTTTTCTTGGGATCAAAGTATTTCAGTAAATCTTTTTTCCCATATAGTAAAGATTCACAGAGAATTTTTATTGGATGAAGATATTAAGATTAGAATAAAATATTTTACATATTTGATGTTTTTCTACAGAGTTCCTGTGAGCGTAATAGTTGCAGAAATTGGTCTGGATAATTGCCCCGTTTTAACCATTGATTATGGAGGAGATCTTAAATTTGAAACATGGGGAAATTTTAGAGATAAGGAAATCTACATACAGCCAGAATATACCTACTGGTTCAAACAAATTTTACTGAAGGGTTTTGATGAATCGTACAAGGAGAATCATTATCTCGGTGATTGGAAAAGTGATAAGTTTCTTATTAATGATATTATCTATCCGGAATTATATAATGAATACAACTCTTCATCACAAGCAATTCTTGCTAGTCAATTGATAAAGTCCTATATAGATGATACCCACGATTTTCATTCTTACCGCTTTCTATCGTCACCTTGGGAAGGCGGACCTGCACTGATTCAGCCAGTTTGGGTGCCAAAATCTGCAGAAAGGTCACTGGTAGATTACGAGTTGGTGAGAACTGCTGCAAAAGATATAAATCTGATAAATCCTGAAGAAGCTGATATTTTAGTTTATAGCTTATTTGATGCCTTAAGCGAAAACAATTTTGACGTTTTTCCAGATATAGGAGTATTTCAAGAGCCTTACGATTCAAATTTTGCATATGGAGTTAGCATTTTAAATTTTAATCATCCTTTTACTAAAGGTCTTTTAAGAATATTGGCTTGCATCCAAGTATACGAAGAGACAAAGAAGGAGGTTTCAGTTCCGTGGGCAAAGCTTATTGATAAATGTATAGAATTGCCGTTTTTTGATCCCAATACCTATTTTGATAACGGATTTTCTCTAAATGAAATAAATCTTATTATCGATGAAATGAATGATATGATTATTAGTGCGAATTTAATAATGAATTATAAAACATTAGATCACATTGATTTCGATTCCTTTGTTGAAAACACAGTAATGTATTATGGTGATGATATATATTACCAGTTTTTCAATAATATGGAGGTTGAAGAACTTAATCAAAATGAAAACTACGGTAAAAACATTATTAATTAG
- the dinB gene encoding DNA polymerase IV — MERAIAHMDLDTFFVSCERLRDSVLENQPVIIGGGDRGVVASCSYEARKFGVRSAIPIRMALRLCPEAQVIKGDMEYYSNMSHMVTEIIQERVPVLEKASVDEFYLDLSGMDKFFGCYQWTTEIAEAVTKQSGLPISFALSTNKTVSKIGTGESKPTGRFEVKPDYIQPFLNPLSVKKIPMVGNVTFELLSRLGVKKIETLSKMPTDVLQQLIGKNGIELWKKANGIDNNPVIQYSERKSISTETTFAEDTIDVQNIRSVLSRMVEQLCYQLRNEKWLTSTVSVRIRYANFDTETKQCKIPYTSADHTLLKYVLELFKKVYTRRMRIRLIGVKFTGLVHGNHQMDLFEDTEELISLYNALDKIKDRFGTKSVGRASVFLN; from the coding sequence ATGGAACGAGCAATTGCACATATGGATTTGGATACATTCTTTGTTTCCTGTGAGCGGCTGAGAGACTCTGTATTAGAGAATCAGCCTGTAATCATAGGTGGTGGAGATCGTGGTGTAGTAGCGTCATGCTCGTATGAAGCCAGAAAATTCGGGGTACGTTCCGCTATTCCGATTCGGATGGCTTTGCGTTTATGCCCTGAAGCTCAGGTAATCAAAGGTGATATGGAATATTACTCCAATATGTCGCATATGGTAACAGAAATTATTCAGGAAAGAGTACCTGTCTTAGAGAAAGCCAGTGTAGATGAATTTTATCTGGATCTATCCGGAATGGACAAGTTTTTTGGATGCTACCAATGGACCACAGAAATTGCTGAAGCCGTGACGAAACAATCAGGACTTCCCATCAGTTTTGCTTTGTCAACGAATAAGACGGTCTCTAAAATTGGAACCGGTGAATCAAAACCTACCGGAAGATTTGAAGTGAAGCCTGACTATATTCAGCCTTTCTTAAATCCATTATCAGTTAAGAAGATTCCAATGGTTGGCAATGTCACTTTCGAACTGCTTTCCAGGTTAGGCGTAAAAAAAATTGAAACACTTTCCAAAATGCCTACTGATGTTTTGCAGCAATTGATCGGTAAAAATGGAATTGAACTTTGGAAGAAAGCCAACGGTATTGATAACAATCCCGTTATTCAATATTCAGAACGAAAATCCATTTCGACTGAAACCACCTTTGCTGAAGACACCATCGATGTTCAGAATATCAGGAGCGTTCTTTCAAGAATGGTGGAACAACTTTGCTACCAGCTTAGAAATGAAAAATGGTTGACCTCTACGGTATCAGTAAGAATTCGATACGCCAATTTTGATACGGAAACAAAACAATGTAAGATTCCTTATACCTCAGCCGATCATACCTTGCTAAAATATGTTTTAGAACTGTTTAAAAAAGTCTACACCCGAAGGATGAGAATTCGCTTGATTGGGGTCAAATTTACAGGTCTTGTTCACGGAAATCATCAGATGGATCTTTTTGAAGATACGGAAGAATTGATATCACTCTATAATGCGCTTGATAAAATTAAAGACCGATTCGGAACAAAAAGTGTGGGAAGAGCGTCAGTTTTTTTAAATTAA
- a CDS encoding XRE family transcriptional regulator: MSILSENMRYLRGKLNLSQQKVADDLLITRGRYGKYEDDAAEPPLEILIKISKYYNISIDLLLTINVSKFSIDEIMELPDNRIVLPIRVDSDGNNQIEIIPQKASMGYLNGYGDPEYIESLEIISLPFLKGGKFRAFPADGDSMPPYKNGTYIVGKYVENLSDLKTDRTYVFITANDGISYKRFQFHEADSIWVRADNQFYEPYKIPLSEIKEIWEFACSITTKEYEPDEFSEHHIQNFITEIKTDIKQIKETIRDKN; encoded by the coding sequence ATGTCAATTTTATCAGAAAACATGCGATATTTAAGAGGTAAGCTCAATCTTTCACAACAAAAGGTTGCTGATGATCTTTTAATTACCAGAGGCAGATATGGTAAGTATGAAGATGATGCCGCAGAACCTCCTCTTGAGATTTTAATCAAGATCTCTAAATATTATAATATCAGCATCGATTTACTTTTGACAATCAATGTCAGCAAATTTTCTATCGATGAGATTATGGAACTTCCTGATAATAGGATTGTTTTGCCTATTAGGGTTGATAGTGATGGAAACAATCAGATTGAGATTATTCCGCAAAAAGCTTCAATGGGTTATTTAAACGGCTATGGAGATCCGGAATACATAGAAAGTCTAGAGATCATATCCTTACCCTTCTTAAAAGGGGGGAAGTTCAGGGCATTTCCGGCTGACGGAGATTCGATGCCACCCTATAAGAATGGAACTTATATTGTGGGAAAATATGTTGAAAATCTTTCAGACCTGAAAACAGACAGAACTTATGTTTTCATTACCGCTAATGATGGCATCAGTTACAAAAGGTTTCAGTTTCATGAAGCAGATAGTATTTGGGTTAGGGCCGATAATCAATTTTATGAGCCATATAAAATCCCACTATCTGAAATTAAAGAAATCTGGGAATTTGCCTGTAGTATTACTACAAAAGAATATGAGCCTGATGAATTTTCAGAACATCATATTCAGAATTTCATCACAGAGATTAAAACTGATATCAAACAGATCAAAGAGACAATTCGAGATAAAAATTGA
- a CDS encoding alpha-ketoglutarate-dependent dioxygenase AlkB family protein — protein MSQLSLFDAEEFYEFPKDLLEYKENFLSREEAELLKDKLLHTTSWEQRTRKMYDKMVLTPRLTAWYGDSNSYDLDGNVSGTNPWSPELHSLKVRLEKEFGYQFNGVLLNLYRDNNDSVAWHRDKESRYGKRPVIASISLGQTRNFDFRKKDHHQSKYSLPLPPGSLLIMKGDLQENWEHRIAKSTVKMKERINLTFRLINID, from the coding sequence ATGAGCCAGCTGAGTTTATTTGATGCGGAGGAGTTTTATGAATTTCCAAAAGACCTGTTGGAATACAAAGAGAATTTTCTTAGTAGGGAAGAAGCTGAGCTTTTGAAAGATAAACTTCTTCATACTACATCATGGGAACAGCGTACACGGAAAATGTATGATAAGATGGTATTGACCCCACGCTTGACAGCTTGGTATGGTGATAGTAATTCCTATGATTTAGATGGAAATGTATCAGGGACAAATCCTTGGTCTCCAGAGTTACATTCTTTAAAAGTAAGATTAGAAAAAGAATTTGGTTATCAATTCAATGGAGTTCTGCTTAATCTTTATCGCGACAACAACGATTCTGTGGCATGGCACAGAGATAAAGAAAGCCGGTATGGAAAACGGCCTGTCATTGCCTCAATCAGTCTGGGGCAAACCCGAAATTTTGACTTTAGGAAAAAAGACCATCATCAGAGCAAATACAGTCTCCCGCTTCCTCCTGGTTCGCTACTCATCATGAAAGGTGATTTACAGGAAAACTGGGAACATCGAATTGCCAAATCAACAGTAAAAATGAAAGAACGTATTAATTTAACTTTCCGCTTGATTAATATAGATTAA
- a CDS encoding NACHT domain-containing protein, whose translation MFYEQRYIKTPKSNSEIQLIDEQSKDTLSDILVKNNRIVLLGNPGIGKSTELNILFDLLEEKKGDDLNFPFRIDLKNFRTVSKFEDLIHFKKWEELPCITFILDGLDEIAAIQDFISELESFLSKNEDKNINVVISCRTNIYEKYLINISGFKYFYLDGLTDRQINNILEKRISKLLNNGELNKFRVYLENPFNLNLFCEYYESKGSYPETQAESWDLFIENELKKLTKDKLKKRGEIDIPHIKECLKKVAFTSELMQQNYISEDHVYDLLGRDDKSIFEQISFIEKLPDSDNYTFRHKNYQEFFSAKLLAEFSAEQIISLIKITPEENITKPSLFNTITFLLNIVDDEKLSDIKEWLLKHEPEILFLAEKDRLDDATQKLIFRRYFNEIAVEKTFWFGKDRRFSIDKVAEFADIDFLIEIIKKNDHFRSIISALDVLSSTNSNSRDAEIKDLLKDLIFSGGRYQAVALRSFRSKGFHKRDKELFKEIAKHFCDDFSPEINHQIIGMIADFRNADEHFDIFINSLHKLYEIRPERIKDNTMRGTKYLLERIILKIKNHESFLVVLNVIFNSKFDLKLSDFYNKDFREKLIEKILFFVNKEDDFLFRIIDAFLRPEDSFIYRKDNILVEIINRTPKEINAFRYIVNTYGLSDKNFLLLSLFTNKMCVDFLLEKYKSKELKIQKPTDINYLRHRYFGSSFELGYYYEKVFKEAGYEFPGDLPNGKQMAEEEKKRWELVQNNFEILFDKKAMALKVAEVFEKNDIEDMTWNLIHDIEWKWYIDEDIHGIQDSVFKAIAASVRNTESKTKDDVIKHIDNDYFLLFQIKDKIKDRESEGFEVKEEHISYIKTHVLKFAEEFKFDKVINIKSDGNLGVFNGYRLLKLLYFFDKKYNIQYSQDFYLNTLRYCNIFSNAEGTMEFVKERVGNLKLFNEQVAYNLNNQVLDSGSLKDHIEYAIENKLEEAFDAVEENFLNDRFIYSQKDFLSKYIELIPNAEQIIFLEKCCAEIDSYLCWKSVEVMIEKNINENFILGITNQYLAEKKDPFVFASDALNVLFHCNAEGTLLTYSGLLRNFSRTVRDDYRDDYNVKDISNYKRLDELPALVEIFEIAYDETLKKDTFDFHHSQNLLKALISGLSDTENGYKAIQSVLCDLKSKISDDDNKFFYVNMLIDDSQLSYYTSISKPFTFKEAKNYLDNIENDNIPKTIIMGDTFNFNGGDFKNSQFGGTGNTLNVYSNNNDFNKAKEILEEFEQLKTDNEEWKKIFTEGLADLTSLSEEQTEPEQEKSKSTLRKVHDYILDIGKRTNDWKNIAVLPLEFHDKIPKLIELGDNLLKILRLK comes from the coding sequence ATGTTTTACGAACAACGATATATAAAAACACCAAAGAGTAATTCAGAAATTCAGCTTATTGATGAACAAAGCAAAGATACCCTTTCTGATATTTTGGTTAAAAATAATAGAATTGTTTTACTTGGAAATCCAGGAATAGGCAAGTCAACCGAACTTAATATTTTATTTGATCTTTTAGAGGAAAAGAAAGGGGACGATTTAAATTTTCCATTCAGAATTGATCTGAAAAACTTTCGCACAGTTTCAAAATTTGAAGATTTAATTCATTTTAAAAAATGGGAAGAACTTCCATGCATAACCTTTATCCTTGACGGACTAGATGAAATTGCTGCTATTCAAGATTTTATTTCAGAGCTGGAAAGCTTTCTAAGTAAGAATGAGGATAAGAATATAAATGTTGTTATTAGCTGTAGAACAAATATTTATGAAAAATATTTAATTAATATTTCAGGATTTAAATACTTCTATCTTGATGGATTGACAGACAGGCAGATCAATAACATACTGGAAAAACGTATTTCCAAACTATTAAATAATGGTGAGCTGAACAAATTCAGAGTATATCTGGAAAATCCCTTTAACTTAAATTTATTTTGTGAATACTATGAGAGTAAAGGGTCTTATCCTGAAACTCAGGCGGAATCGTGGGATTTATTTATTGAAAATGAGTTAAAAAAACTAACTAAAGATAAGCTTAAAAAAAGGGGCGAAATTGATATTCCCCATATTAAGGAGTGTCTGAAGAAAGTTGCGTTCACTAGTGAATTAATGCAGCAGAATTATATTTCAGAAGATCATGTTTACGACCTTTTGGGTAGAGATGATAAATCGATTTTCGAGCAGATATCATTTATAGAAAAGCTTCCGGATTCTGATAATTATACTTTTAGACACAAGAATTATCAAGAGTTTTTTTCTGCTAAACTTTTAGCCGAGTTTAGTGCGGAACAGATTATTTCACTTATCAAAATTACTCCCGAAGAAAATATAACTAAGCCGTCATTGTTTAACACGATCACGTTTTTATTGAATATTGTTGACGATGAGAAGCTGTCTGACATAAAAGAATGGCTCTTAAAACATGAACCTGAAATTTTATTTTTAGCAGAAAAGGACAGGCTTGATGACGCTACACAGAAGCTGATATTTAGGAGATACTTTAATGAGATTGCTGTGGAAAAAACATTTTGGTTTGGAAAAGATAGAAGGTTTTCAATTGACAAGGTTGCAGAATTTGCGGACATTGATTTTTTGATAGAAATTATTAAAAAAAACGATCATTTTCGAAGTATTATTTCAGCATTAGATGTTCTTTCTTCTACCAATTCAAATAGTAGAGATGCTGAAATTAAAGATTTACTTAAAGATCTGATATTTTCTGGAGGAAGATATCAGGCTGTAGCTTTAAGATCATTCAGATCAAAGGGTTTTCATAAAAGAGATAAGGAGCTTTTTAAAGAAATTGCAAAGCATTTCTGCGACGACTTTTCACCAGAAATTAATCATCAGATTATTGGAATGATTGCTGACTTTCGTAATGCAGATGAACATTTTGATATTTTCATCAATTCATTACATAAGCTTTACGAGATTAGACCTGAAAGAATAAAAGATAATACGATGCGTGGGACTAAATATCTTTTAGAGAGAATAATCTTAAAAATTAAGAACCATGAGAGTTTTTTAGTGGTATTAAATGTAATTTTTAATTCCAAATTTGATTTAAAGCTCTCTGATTTCTACAACAAGGATTTCAGAGAGAAACTTATAGAAAAAATTCTATTCTTTGTTAATAAAGAGGACGACTTTTTATTCAGAATAATTGATGCTTTTTTACGCCCTGAGGATAGCTTCATCTATAGGAAGGATAATATTTTAGTTGAAATAATTAATCGTACGCCTAAAGAGATCAATGCTTTTAGATATATCGTCAATACGTATGGGCTTTCTGATAAAAATTTTCTTTTGCTAAGTCTGTTTACTAATAAAATGTGCGTTGATTTTTTATTAGAAAAATATAAAAGTAAGGAGTTGAAAATTCAGAAACCTACAGATATCAACTACTTGCGACATAGGTATTTTGGAAGCTCATTTGAGTTGGGGTATTATTATGAAAAAGTCTTCAAAGAAGCTGGATATGAATTCCCTGGTGATTTACCAAATGGAAAACAGATGGCTGAAGAAGAGAAGAAGAGATGGGAACTCGTTCAAAATAATTTTGAGATTCTTTTCGATAAAAAAGCTATGGCTTTGAAAGTGGCAGAAGTTTTCGAAAAAAATGATATCGAAGACATGACATGGAATTTGATTCATGATATTGAATGGAAATGGTATATAGACGAGGATATTCATGGAATTCAAGATTCAGTTTTTAAAGCGATTGCAGCCTCTGTGAGAAATACAGAAAGTAAGACTAAGGACGATGTGATCAAACATATTGACAATGATTATTTTTTGCTTTTCCAAATAAAAGATAAAATAAAAGACAGAGAAAGTGAGGGCTTTGAGGTAAAAGAAGAGCATATTTCATATATCAAAACTCATGTGCTGAAATTCGCCGAAGAATTTAAGTTTGATAAAGTAATCAATATTAAAAGTGATGGAAATTTAGGTGTTTTCAATGGTTATCGATTGCTAAAATTGTTATACTTTTTTGATAAAAAGTATAATATTCAGTATTCGCAGGATTTTTATCTAAATACATTGAGATATTGCAATATTTTTAGTAATGCCGAAGGTACTATGGAATTTGTTAAAGAGAGAGTCGGTAACCTGAAGCTGTTTAATGAACAAGTTGCTTACAATCTGAACAATCAGGTGTTGGATTCCGGATCATTAAAAGATCATATCGAATATGCTATAGAAAATAAACTGGAAGAAGCTTTTGATGCAGTTGAAGAGAATTTTTTAAACGACAGGTTTATATATTCACAAAAAGATTTCCTATCAAAATATATAGAATTAATACCTAATGCAGAACAGATTATTTTTCTGGAAAAATGCTGTGCAGAGATCGATTCTTACTTATGTTGGAAATCGGTCGAAGTAATGATCGAGAAAAATATCAATGAAAACTTCATTTTGGGCATTACTAATCAATATCTTGCTGAAAAAAAGGATCCTTTTGTCTTTGCTTCGGATGCTTTGAATGTTCTTTTTCATTGCAATGCGGAAGGTACTCTATTGACATATTCGGGATTACTTCGTAATTTCAGCCGGACTGTAAGGGATGATTACCGGGATGATTATAATGTTAAAGATATCTCTAACTATAAACGTTTAGACGAATTACCTGCTTTAGTGGAGATCTTTGAGATTGCATATGATGAAACTTTAAAGAAAGATACTTTTGATTTTCATCATTCACAAAACCTTCTTAAAGCTTTAATTTCGGGTTTATCAGATACGGAAAATGGATATAAAGCGATTCAAAGTGTACTTTGTGATTTAAAATCAAAAATTTCCGATGATGACAATAAGTTCTTTTATGTTAATATGTTAATAGATGATTCTCAATTATCATATTATACTTCTATTTCAAAGCCATTTACATTTAAAGAAGCAAAAAACTATTTAGACAATATAGAAAACGACAATATACCAAAAACAATAATTATGGGTGATACTTTTAATTTTAACGGAGGTGATTTTAAGAATTCTCAATTTGGAGGAACAGGCAATACATTAAATGTGTATTCAAATAATAATGATTTTAACAAGGCAAAAGAGATATTAGAAGAATTTGAACAACTCAAGACTGATAATGAAGAATGGAAGAAAATTTTTACAGAAGGTCTTGCTGATTTAACATCTTTATCAGAAGAGCAAACTGAACCTGAGCAAGAAAAATCTAAAAGTACTTTAAGAAAAGTTCACGATTATATTCTAGATATTGGTAAGAGAACCAATGACTGGAAAAACATAGCTGTTCTTCCGTTAGAATTTCACGATAAAATACCAAAACTGATAGAGTTAGGTGATAATTTGCTTAAAATACTGCGCTTGAAATAA